The Impatiens glandulifera chromosome 3, dImpGla2.1, whole genome shotgun sequence genome contains a region encoding:
- the LOC124929472 gene encoding AP-2 complex subunit alpha-1-like isoform X1, which yields MALSGMRGLAVFISDVRNCQNKEHERLRVDKELGNIRTRFKNEKGMTPYEKKKYVWKMLYIYMLGYDVDFGHMEAVSLISAPKYPEKQVGYIVTSCLLNENHDFLRLAINTVRNDIIGRNETFQCLALTLVGNIGGREFAESLAPDVQKIIISSSCRPLVRKKAALCLLRLFRKNPDVVNVDGWSDRMAQLLDERDLGVLTSSMSLLVALVSNNYDAYWSCLPKCVKVLERLARNQDIPQEYTYYGIPSPWLQVKTMRALQYFPVVEDPSSRKSLFEVLQRILMGTDVVKNVNKNNASHAVLFEALSLVMHLDAEKEMMSQCVALLGKFIAVREPNIRYLGLENMTRMLMVTDLQEIIKRHQAQIITSLKDPDISIRRRALDLLYGMCDVSNAKDIVEELLQYLGTAEFAIREELSLKAAILAEKFAPNLSWYVDVILQLIDKAGDFVSDDIWFRVVQFVTNNEDLQVGNNLVEMNMTCLSFTMTIELQCFIFLSCQPYAAIKVKEYLDKPSIHETLIKVGAYLLGEYSHLLVRRPGCSPREIFNLIHEKLPTVSTSAIPILLSTYAKILMHTQPPDPELQKQVWTIFRKYESCIDVEIQQRAVEYFEMSKKGAALMDILAEMPRFPERQSALIKKAEDTESDTAEQSAIKLRTQQQTSNALVVTDQPPPINGTATVNQLRLVKVPNMSNSDHRSTDQQLTHTDGMLTVVDPELPNSSADLLGDLLGPLAIEGPPATPRDGVPIEDALALATVGEQPNSVQPIGNIAERFNALCLKDSGVLYEDPYVQIGIKAEWRAHQGRLVLFLGNKNIAPLVSVQALTLPPSHLKMELSLVPETIPPRAQVQCPLQVINLRPSRDVAVLNFSYKFSAHVVDVKLRLPAVLSKFLQPILLNTDEFFSQWRSLSGPPLKLQEVIRGVKPLSLIDMANLFYSFNVTVCPGLDPNPNNLVASTTFYSEITQAMLSLIRIETDPADRTQLRMTVASGEPALTFELMEFIKEQLITIPSNPRPPPPVVEPPNIPAVSLSDPVAMLAGLM from the exons ATGGCGTTGTCAGGCATGAGAGGTCTCGCTGTTTTCATCAGCGACGTTCGGAATTGTCAGAACAAAGAGCATGAACGTCTGCGCGTCGATAAAGAGCTTGGCAACATTCGCACCCGTTTCAAAAATGAGAAG GGCATGACACCAtatgagaagaagaaatatgTCTGGAAAATGCTTTACATCTATATGCTTGGTTATGATGTAGATTTTGGTCATATGGAAGCTGTTTCTTTAATATCTGCCCCAAAGTATCCAGAAAAACAG GTTGGTTATATTGTAACGTCATGTCTACTCAATGAGAATCATGATTTTTTGAGATTGGCAATTAATACTGTCCGCAACGACATTATTGGCCGCAACGAAACTTTCCAATGCCTAGCACTTACACTG GTTGGTAATATTGGTGGTAGAGAATTTGCTGAATCATTAGCACCAGATGTTCAGAAAATTatt ATATCTAGTAGTTGCCGACCACTTGTGAGGAAAAAGGCAGCACTATGTCTTCTTCGTCTCTTTAGAAAAAACCCCGATGTTGTCAATGTAGATGGCTG GTCAGATCGGATGGCACAACTATTAGATGAACGTGATCTGGGTGTTTTGACATCTTCAATGAGCCTTCTTGTTGCATTAGTGTCAAATAATTATGATGCCTATTGGAGTTGTTTACCCAAATGTGTGAAGGTATTGGAAAGACTTGCTAGGAACCAGGATATTCCACAAGAATACACGTATTATGGGATACCATCACCTTGGCTTCAG GTTAAGACGATGAGAGCTCTTCAGTATTTCCCAGTCGTTGAGGATCCTAGCAGCAGAAAATCATTGTTTGAG GTTCTGCAAAGGATTCTCATGGGAACTGATGTTGTgaaaaatgtcaacaaaaacAATGCATCCCATGCAGTTCTCTTTGAAGCTCTTTCTCTT GTCATGCATCTGGATGCTGAAAAGGAAATGATGTCTCAATGTGTTGCATTGCTTGGGAAATTTATAGCTGTTCGTGAGCCTAATATTCGATACCTTGGTCTG GAGAATATGACCAGGATGTTGATGGTTACAGATCTGCAAGAGATTATCAAAAGACATCAAGCACAGATCATCACCTCATTAAAGGATCCAGACATCAG CATAAGAAGACGAGCTCTAGATCTGCTATATGGCATGTGCGACGTTTCAAATGCGAAGGACATAGTTGAAGAATTATTGCAG TACCTCGGCACTGCAGAATTTGCAATTCGTGAAGAGTTATCACTAAAAGCTGCTATTCTTGCTGAGAAATTTGCCCCCAACTTATCATG gTATGTGGATGTGATCCTTCAGCTGATTGATAAAGCAGGCGATTTTGTTAGTGATGATATATGGTTTCGGGTAGTGCAATTTGTTACAAACAATGAGGACCTGCAGGTAGGTAATAATCTGGTTGAAATGAATATGACGTGTCTGTCCTTTACAAtgacaattgaattacaatgcTTCATTTTCTTGTCTTGTCAGCCTTATGCGGCAATCAAAGTTAAAGAGTATCTTGATAAGCCATCTATACATGAGACATTGATCAAG GTTGGTGCTTATCTCCTTGGAGAATATAGCCACCTCCTGGTTAGACGTCCTGGTTGCAGTCCAAGGGagatttttaatcttattcatGAAAAACTTCCAACTGTTTC GACTTCAGCAATTCCCATCCTGCTTTCAACCTATGCCAAAATTTTGATGCACACTCAACCTCCAGATCCAGAATTACAGAAGCAAGTTTGGACAATCTTCCGCAA ATATGAAAGTTGTATTGATGTCGAGATTCAACAAAGAGCTGTCGAATATTTCGAGATGAGTAAGAAAGGTGCAGCTTTAATGGATATATTGGCTGAAATGCCCCGATTTCCAGAGCGTCAG TCTGCTCTGATTAAGAAGGCTGAAGATACTGAGTCTGATACAGCAGAGCAAAGTGCTATTAAGCTGCGGACTCAACAACAAACTTCCAATGCTTTGGTAGTAACTGATCAACCCCCCCCTATCAATGGAACTGCAACTGTAAACCAGCTTAGGCTTGTAAAGGTGCCTAACATGAGCAACTCG GATCACAGGTCAACAGATCAACAACTGACTCATACCGATGGGATGTTAACTGTAGTGGATCCTGAACTTCCTAATTCTTCAGCTGATCTCCTTGGTGATCTCCTAGGTCCATTAGCTATTGAAGGTCCTCCAGCTACTCCACGTGATGGTGTTCCAATTGAAGATGCTTTAGCACTTGCTACGGTTGGTGAGCAGCCAAATTCTGTCCAG CCAATAGGAAATATTGCTGAAAGATTTAATGCTTTATGCCTCAAGGACAGTGGTGTGCTATATGAGGATCCTTATGTTCAG ATTGGTATCAAGGCAGAATGGAGGGCACATCAAGGACGCCTGGTGCTTTTTCTAGGAAACAAGAATATTGCCCCACTTGTTTCAGTTCAAGCTTTAACATTGCCCCCATCTCATTTGAAGATGGAGCTTTCTTTAGTTCCTGAAACCATTCCCCCACGGGCACAA GTGCAATGCCCACTTCAGGTTATCAATCTTCGACCAAGTAGAGATGTTGCTGTACTCAATTTCTCGTACAAGTTTTCCGCACATGTG GTTGACGTCAAACTTCGCCTTCCTGCTGTCTTGAGTAAATTTCTTCAGCCTATATTGTTGAATACTGATGAATTTTTCTCTCAATGGAGATCACTTTCTGGGCCCCCTCTAAAACTTCAAGAAGTG ATTAGAGGTGTAAAACCATTGTCACTTATTGATATGGCCAACTTATTCTACAGTTTCAATGTGACAGTTTGTCCAGGACTT GATCCAAATCCTAATAATTTGGTAGCTAGCACAACTTTCTATTCAGAGATAACACAAGCAATGCTATCCCTA ATCAGAATTGAAACAGACCCTGCAGATAGAACTCAACTCCGAATGACAGTTGCTTCAGGAGAACCTGCCCTTACATTTGA ATTGATGGAGTTCATTAAGGAGCAACTGATTACCATTCCTTCCAATCCTCGGCCACCACCACCCGTCGTGGAGCCACCAAATATTCCGGCAGTGTCATTATCAGACCCTGTGGCTATGCTTGCTGGTTTGATGTGA
- the LOC124929472 gene encoding AP-2 complex subunit alpha-1-like isoform X2: MALSGMRGLAVFISDVRNCQNKEHERLRVDKELGNIRTRFKNEKGMTPYEKKKYVWKMLYIYMLGYDVDFGHMEAVSLISAPKYPEKQVGYIVTSCLLNENHDFLRLAINTVRNDIIGRNETFQCLALTLVGNIGGREFAESLAPDVQKIIISSSCRPLVRKKAALCLLRLFRKNPDVVNVDGWSDRMAQLLDERDLGVLTSSMSLLVALVSNNYDAYWSCLPKCVKVLERLARNQDIPQEYTYYGIPSPWLQVKTMRALQYFPVVEDPSSRKSLFEVLQRILMGTDVVKNVNKNNASHAVLFEALSLVMHLDAEKEMMSQCVALLGKFIAVREPNIRYLGLENMTRMLMVTDLQEIIKRHQAQIITSLKDPDISIRRRALDLLYGMCDVSNAKDIVEELLQYLGTAEFAIREELSLKAAILAEKFAPNLSWYVDVILQLIDKAGDFVSDDIWFRVVQFVTNNEDLQPYAAIKVKEYLDKPSIHETLIKVGAYLLGEYSHLLVRRPGCSPREIFNLIHEKLPTVSTSAIPILLSTYAKILMHTQPPDPELQKQVWTIFRKYESCIDVEIQQRAVEYFEMSKKGAALMDILAEMPRFPERQSALIKKAEDTESDTAEQSAIKLRTQQQTSNALVVTDQPPPINGTATVNQLRLVKVPNMSNSDHRSTDQQLTHTDGMLTVVDPELPNSSADLLGDLLGPLAIEGPPATPRDGVPIEDALALATVGEQPNSVQPIGNIAERFNALCLKDSGVLYEDPYVQIGIKAEWRAHQGRLVLFLGNKNIAPLVSVQALTLPPSHLKMELSLVPETIPPRAQVQCPLQVINLRPSRDVAVLNFSYKFSAHVVDVKLRLPAVLSKFLQPILLNTDEFFSQWRSLSGPPLKLQEVIRGVKPLSLIDMANLFYSFNVTVCPGLDPNPNNLVASTTFYSEITQAMLSLIRIETDPADRTQLRMTVASGEPALTFELMEFIKEQLITIPSNPRPPPPVVEPPNIPAVSLSDPVAMLAGLM; this comes from the exons ATGGCGTTGTCAGGCATGAGAGGTCTCGCTGTTTTCATCAGCGACGTTCGGAATTGTCAGAACAAAGAGCATGAACGTCTGCGCGTCGATAAAGAGCTTGGCAACATTCGCACCCGTTTCAAAAATGAGAAG GGCATGACACCAtatgagaagaagaaatatgTCTGGAAAATGCTTTACATCTATATGCTTGGTTATGATGTAGATTTTGGTCATATGGAAGCTGTTTCTTTAATATCTGCCCCAAAGTATCCAGAAAAACAG GTTGGTTATATTGTAACGTCATGTCTACTCAATGAGAATCATGATTTTTTGAGATTGGCAATTAATACTGTCCGCAACGACATTATTGGCCGCAACGAAACTTTCCAATGCCTAGCACTTACACTG GTTGGTAATATTGGTGGTAGAGAATTTGCTGAATCATTAGCACCAGATGTTCAGAAAATTatt ATATCTAGTAGTTGCCGACCACTTGTGAGGAAAAAGGCAGCACTATGTCTTCTTCGTCTCTTTAGAAAAAACCCCGATGTTGTCAATGTAGATGGCTG GTCAGATCGGATGGCACAACTATTAGATGAACGTGATCTGGGTGTTTTGACATCTTCAATGAGCCTTCTTGTTGCATTAGTGTCAAATAATTATGATGCCTATTGGAGTTGTTTACCCAAATGTGTGAAGGTATTGGAAAGACTTGCTAGGAACCAGGATATTCCACAAGAATACACGTATTATGGGATACCATCACCTTGGCTTCAG GTTAAGACGATGAGAGCTCTTCAGTATTTCCCAGTCGTTGAGGATCCTAGCAGCAGAAAATCATTGTTTGAG GTTCTGCAAAGGATTCTCATGGGAACTGATGTTGTgaaaaatgtcaacaaaaacAATGCATCCCATGCAGTTCTCTTTGAAGCTCTTTCTCTT GTCATGCATCTGGATGCTGAAAAGGAAATGATGTCTCAATGTGTTGCATTGCTTGGGAAATTTATAGCTGTTCGTGAGCCTAATATTCGATACCTTGGTCTG GAGAATATGACCAGGATGTTGATGGTTACAGATCTGCAAGAGATTATCAAAAGACATCAAGCACAGATCATCACCTCATTAAAGGATCCAGACATCAG CATAAGAAGACGAGCTCTAGATCTGCTATATGGCATGTGCGACGTTTCAAATGCGAAGGACATAGTTGAAGAATTATTGCAG TACCTCGGCACTGCAGAATTTGCAATTCGTGAAGAGTTATCACTAAAAGCTGCTATTCTTGCTGAGAAATTTGCCCCCAACTTATCATG gTATGTGGATGTGATCCTTCAGCTGATTGATAAAGCAGGCGATTTTGTTAGTGATGATATATGGTTTCGGGTAGTGCAATTTGTTACAAACAATGAGGACCTGCAG CCTTATGCGGCAATCAAAGTTAAAGAGTATCTTGATAAGCCATCTATACATGAGACATTGATCAAG GTTGGTGCTTATCTCCTTGGAGAATATAGCCACCTCCTGGTTAGACGTCCTGGTTGCAGTCCAAGGGagatttttaatcttattcatGAAAAACTTCCAACTGTTTC GACTTCAGCAATTCCCATCCTGCTTTCAACCTATGCCAAAATTTTGATGCACACTCAACCTCCAGATCCAGAATTACAGAAGCAAGTTTGGACAATCTTCCGCAA ATATGAAAGTTGTATTGATGTCGAGATTCAACAAAGAGCTGTCGAATATTTCGAGATGAGTAAGAAAGGTGCAGCTTTAATGGATATATTGGCTGAAATGCCCCGATTTCCAGAGCGTCAG TCTGCTCTGATTAAGAAGGCTGAAGATACTGAGTCTGATACAGCAGAGCAAAGTGCTATTAAGCTGCGGACTCAACAACAAACTTCCAATGCTTTGGTAGTAACTGATCAACCCCCCCCTATCAATGGAACTGCAACTGTAAACCAGCTTAGGCTTGTAAAGGTGCCTAACATGAGCAACTCG GATCACAGGTCAACAGATCAACAACTGACTCATACCGATGGGATGTTAACTGTAGTGGATCCTGAACTTCCTAATTCTTCAGCTGATCTCCTTGGTGATCTCCTAGGTCCATTAGCTATTGAAGGTCCTCCAGCTACTCCACGTGATGGTGTTCCAATTGAAGATGCTTTAGCACTTGCTACGGTTGGTGAGCAGCCAAATTCTGTCCAG CCAATAGGAAATATTGCTGAAAGATTTAATGCTTTATGCCTCAAGGACAGTGGTGTGCTATATGAGGATCCTTATGTTCAG ATTGGTATCAAGGCAGAATGGAGGGCACATCAAGGACGCCTGGTGCTTTTTCTAGGAAACAAGAATATTGCCCCACTTGTTTCAGTTCAAGCTTTAACATTGCCCCCATCTCATTTGAAGATGGAGCTTTCTTTAGTTCCTGAAACCATTCCCCCACGGGCACAA GTGCAATGCCCACTTCAGGTTATCAATCTTCGACCAAGTAGAGATGTTGCTGTACTCAATTTCTCGTACAAGTTTTCCGCACATGTG GTTGACGTCAAACTTCGCCTTCCTGCTGTCTTGAGTAAATTTCTTCAGCCTATATTGTTGAATACTGATGAATTTTTCTCTCAATGGAGATCACTTTCTGGGCCCCCTCTAAAACTTCAAGAAGTG ATTAGAGGTGTAAAACCATTGTCACTTATTGATATGGCCAACTTATTCTACAGTTTCAATGTGACAGTTTGTCCAGGACTT GATCCAAATCCTAATAATTTGGTAGCTAGCACAACTTTCTATTCAGAGATAACACAAGCAATGCTATCCCTA ATCAGAATTGAAACAGACCCTGCAGATAGAACTCAACTCCGAATGACAGTTGCTTCAGGAGAACCTGCCCTTACATTTGA ATTGATGGAGTTCATTAAGGAGCAACTGATTACCATTCCTTCCAATCCTCGGCCACCACCACCCGTCGTGGAGCCACCAAATATTCCGGCAGTGTCATTATCAGACCCTGTGGCTATGCTTGCTGGTTTGATGTGA
- the LOC124929472 gene encoding AP-2 complex subunit alpha-1-like isoform X3, with translation MALSGMRGLAVFISDVRNCQNKEHERLRVDKELGNIRTRFKNEKGMTPYEKKKYVWKMLYIYMLGYDVDFGHMEAVSLISAPKYPEKQVGYIVTSCLLNENHDFLRLAINTVRNDIIGRNETFQCLALTLVGNIGGREFAESLAPDVQKIIISSSCRPLVRKKAALCLLRLFRKNPDVVNVDGWSDRMAQLLDERDLGVLTSSMSLLVALVSNNYDAYWSCLPKCVKVLERLARNQDIPQEYTYYGIPSPWLQVKTMRALQYFPVVEDPSSRKSLFEVLQRILMGTDVVKNVNKNNASHAVLFEALSLVMHLDAEKEMMSQCVALLGKFIAVREPNIRYLGLENMTRMLMVTDLQEIIKRHQAQIITSLKDPDIRYVDVILQLIDKAGDFVSDDIWFRVVQFVTNNEDLQPYAAIKVKEYLDKPSIHETLIKVGAYLLGEYSHLLVRRPGCSPREIFNLIHEKLPTVSTSAIPILLSTYAKILMHTQPPDPELQKQVWTIFRKYESCIDVEIQQRAVEYFEMSKKGAALMDILAEMPRFPERQSALIKKAEDTESDTAEQSAIKLRTQQQTSNALVVTDQPPPINGTATVNQLRLVKVPNMSNSDHRSTDQQLTHTDGMLTVVDPELPNSSADLLGDLLGPLAIEGPPATPRDGVPIEDALALATVGEQPNSVQPIGNIAERFNALCLKDSGVLYEDPYVQIGIKAEWRAHQGRLVLFLGNKNIAPLVSVQALTLPPSHLKMELSLVPETIPPRAQVQCPLQVINLRPSRDVAVLNFSYKFSAHVVDVKLRLPAVLSKFLQPILLNTDEFFSQWRSLSGPPLKLQEVIRGVKPLSLIDMANLFYSFNVTVCPGLDPNPNNLVASTTFYSEITQAMLSLIRIETDPADRTQLRMTVASGEPALTFELMEFIKEQLITIPSNPRPPPPVVEPPNIPAVSLSDPVAMLAGLM, from the exons ATGGCGTTGTCAGGCATGAGAGGTCTCGCTGTTTTCATCAGCGACGTTCGGAATTGTCAGAACAAAGAGCATGAACGTCTGCGCGTCGATAAAGAGCTTGGCAACATTCGCACCCGTTTCAAAAATGAGAAG GGCATGACACCAtatgagaagaagaaatatgTCTGGAAAATGCTTTACATCTATATGCTTGGTTATGATGTAGATTTTGGTCATATGGAAGCTGTTTCTTTAATATCTGCCCCAAAGTATCCAGAAAAACAG GTTGGTTATATTGTAACGTCATGTCTACTCAATGAGAATCATGATTTTTTGAGATTGGCAATTAATACTGTCCGCAACGACATTATTGGCCGCAACGAAACTTTCCAATGCCTAGCACTTACACTG GTTGGTAATATTGGTGGTAGAGAATTTGCTGAATCATTAGCACCAGATGTTCAGAAAATTatt ATATCTAGTAGTTGCCGACCACTTGTGAGGAAAAAGGCAGCACTATGTCTTCTTCGTCTCTTTAGAAAAAACCCCGATGTTGTCAATGTAGATGGCTG GTCAGATCGGATGGCACAACTATTAGATGAACGTGATCTGGGTGTTTTGACATCTTCAATGAGCCTTCTTGTTGCATTAGTGTCAAATAATTATGATGCCTATTGGAGTTGTTTACCCAAATGTGTGAAGGTATTGGAAAGACTTGCTAGGAACCAGGATATTCCACAAGAATACACGTATTATGGGATACCATCACCTTGGCTTCAG GTTAAGACGATGAGAGCTCTTCAGTATTTCCCAGTCGTTGAGGATCCTAGCAGCAGAAAATCATTGTTTGAG GTTCTGCAAAGGATTCTCATGGGAACTGATGTTGTgaaaaatgtcaacaaaaacAATGCATCCCATGCAGTTCTCTTTGAAGCTCTTTCTCTT GTCATGCATCTGGATGCTGAAAAGGAAATGATGTCTCAATGTGTTGCATTGCTTGGGAAATTTATAGCTGTTCGTGAGCCTAATATTCGATACCTTGGTCTG GAGAATATGACCAGGATGTTGATGGTTACAGATCTGCAAGAGATTATCAAAAGACATCAAGCACAGATCATCACCTCATTAAAGGATCCAGACATCAG gTATGTGGATGTGATCCTTCAGCTGATTGATAAAGCAGGCGATTTTGTTAGTGATGATATATGGTTTCGGGTAGTGCAATTTGTTACAAACAATGAGGACCTGCAG CCTTATGCGGCAATCAAAGTTAAAGAGTATCTTGATAAGCCATCTATACATGAGACATTGATCAAG GTTGGTGCTTATCTCCTTGGAGAATATAGCCACCTCCTGGTTAGACGTCCTGGTTGCAGTCCAAGGGagatttttaatcttattcatGAAAAACTTCCAACTGTTTC GACTTCAGCAATTCCCATCCTGCTTTCAACCTATGCCAAAATTTTGATGCACACTCAACCTCCAGATCCAGAATTACAGAAGCAAGTTTGGACAATCTTCCGCAA ATATGAAAGTTGTATTGATGTCGAGATTCAACAAAGAGCTGTCGAATATTTCGAGATGAGTAAGAAAGGTGCAGCTTTAATGGATATATTGGCTGAAATGCCCCGATTTCCAGAGCGTCAG TCTGCTCTGATTAAGAAGGCTGAAGATACTGAGTCTGATACAGCAGAGCAAAGTGCTATTAAGCTGCGGACTCAACAACAAACTTCCAATGCTTTGGTAGTAACTGATCAACCCCCCCCTATCAATGGAACTGCAACTGTAAACCAGCTTAGGCTTGTAAAGGTGCCTAACATGAGCAACTCG GATCACAGGTCAACAGATCAACAACTGACTCATACCGATGGGATGTTAACTGTAGTGGATCCTGAACTTCCTAATTCTTCAGCTGATCTCCTTGGTGATCTCCTAGGTCCATTAGCTATTGAAGGTCCTCCAGCTACTCCACGTGATGGTGTTCCAATTGAAGATGCTTTAGCACTTGCTACGGTTGGTGAGCAGCCAAATTCTGTCCAG CCAATAGGAAATATTGCTGAAAGATTTAATGCTTTATGCCTCAAGGACAGTGGTGTGCTATATGAGGATCCTTATGTTCAG ATTGGTATCAAGGCAGAATGGAGGGCACATCAAGGACGCCTGGTGCTTTTTCTAGGAAACAAGAATATTGCCCCACTTGTTTCAGTTCAAGCTTTAACATTGCCCCCATCTCATTTGAAGATGGAGCTTTCTTTAGTTCCTGAAACCATTCCCCCACGGGCACAA GTGCAATGCCCACTTCAGGTTATCAATCTTCGACCAAGTAGAGATGTTGCTGTACTCAATTTCTCGTACAAGTTTTCCGCACATGTG GTTGACGTCAAACTTCGCCTTCCTGCTGTCTTGAGTAAATTTCTTCAGCCTATATTGTTGAATACTGATGAATTTTTCTCTCAATGGAGATCACTTTCTGGGCCCCCTCTAAAACTTCAAGAAGTG ATTAGAGGTGTAAAACCATTGTCACTTATTGATATGGCCAACTTATTCTACAGTTTCAATGTGACAGTTTGTCCAGGACTT GATCCAAATCCTAATAATTTGGTAGCTAGCACAACTTTCTATTCAGAGATAACACAAGCAATGCTATCCCTA ATCAGAATTGAAACAGACCCTGCAGATAGAACTCAACTCCGAATGACAGTTGCTTCAGGAGAACCTGCCCTTACATTTGA ATTGATGGAGTTCATTAAGGAGCAACTGATTACCATTCCTTCCAATCCTCGGCCACCACCACCCGTCGTGGAGCCACCAAATATTCCGGCAGTGTCATTATCAGACCCTGTGGCTATGCTTGCTGGTTTGATGTGA